The genome window CTCCAGCTGTGGGGTCATAAGTCGGCGCGAGGCAGAGTGCTGCTGTCCGGCCTTTTGATGACAGTCCACAGGGAGGCTCCTTTGAGGCACACTGCACCCTGGAGGGAGAAACCATGGGCGCCTTCGTCATCAAGGGTGGGATGATGGTTGACGGCACAGGAACACCGGCATTCCCCGCTGACCCGCGCATCGATGAATGCCGGATCACCCGAATAGGCCCTCCAGGCTCGGGTGCGCCTGACCCGCTTACGCGAATTGGGTGTGCCGCGCTGGCGCCGAGGGTAGCCCAGTTCAGATCACTGCGGAACGGGATGACCTGCCCGGCCGGAACGCAGGTGTATTCGGCGTACCCGCCGTCGAGCTGCCGGCCTATGCCGCCCATCATGGTGGCCACCTGGTGGCCGACCTGGAACTCTCCGCCTGGGCAGTCCGTCACCACGCCGACGGCTTTGATGCCGGGAATGATGGGGATGGCGGCGTTCTCGGCAACCCCCAGGCGCAGGTGAAGTTCGGACTGGTTCAGTCCGAAGGCCCGCACGCGGATCAGGACCCAGCCGGGGGTCGGCACGGGCACAGGACAGGTCTGGAGGGTGAGCGCTTCGGGAGGGCCGGGTGCGTTCAGGATGACCGCTTGCATCAGGCGCGTCAGGTGGGGGTGTCTGCGGGGTCGAGAGCGCGTTCGATGTGGTTCAGGGCGTCATGCAGGGCGGGAAGGGAGACTGAGGCGAAGGCCTGGTTGAGGAGGGGTTCGAGGATGGCTTCGGCCTGGGTCAGGGTGGCGTGGCCAGTGTCGGTGACGGTGAGCAGGGAGGAGCGCCGGTCCTGGGGGTTGGGCTGCCGTTGGCAGAGGCCGGACGCTTCGAGGCGATCGACGAGTTTGCTGGCGGCACCCACCGTGATGAGCAGGCGGGTGGAGATCTCGTTCACGCGGCATGGGTCGACGGACGCGATAACGCGCAGGACTTCGAGGCGGCCGAGGGTCAGGCCGGTCTGGTGTTGCAGTTCCTCGTCGCAGCGACCCCACAAGAGGGTTTCCACGTGGACGAGGCGGTCGAAGAGCTGCCGGGCTGACAGCGTCATGGTCTGTCTCCAGCTTCGATGTATTCCAAGGAATTAGCTTCAATGGAATACACTTTGACAGGTTCTGTTCCTTTCGGAAAGTGCTGCCGCACATTTGGGACCTGAGGGGCTGACACAGGGCACGCCTCTGAACCTCTTAACCTCCAACCGGGCCACGCCACTGGCCTGGGGACTGGCTGTGGTGAACTCGTTCCGATACCGGACGGCGCCCGTATAGTGATCGCGTGACTGAGATGCCTGCCCCACTGGACGTGGACGAGGCGCTGCGGCAGCCATCTATCCGCCTGTGGCGCCGCCTGATGCGGCTCACTCAGGGCAAGATTCGGGAAGTCGAGGGTGCGCTGTCTCCTCTCGGCCTGACGCCCACCGAGTTCGACCTGCTGGCCGTGGTGCGGGCTCATCCTGGGGCCACGCAACAGGAGCTCGCGCAGCACATGCTGTTCACAGAGGGGAACATGACGTATCACGCGCAGCGCCTGCTGAGTCGTGGACTGATCCGGCGGGAGGTGGCAGGCCGCACCAAACGGCTGTCCCTGACCCCTGAGGGCAGCGCGCTGATGGACCAGGCCCTTCCAGTCGTGGTGGACATCCACGAGGCGCAGTTCGCTGAGCTGACCACCGACCAGCTCCAGCAGCTCGAAGGGCTGTTGCGTCTCCTGCGGTAGGTTTTTTGGGTTACTGACACGGCGTTTTGCGTGAACCAGTCAGAGACGGCGTGGAAACGGCGAAGGATACTCTCTTGACACTTTAATATTAAAGTGATTTAGTGCGTACGCAAGCAAGGCCATATCCCCGTTTCAACCTCTTTTCAAAGGCAGGCCCATGACGTTCCTCGACCGCCTCCTCAAAGCCCTTTACCCCCGCACGCAGGCGCAGGATGCGCCTCAGGAGTCCCCCATGACCACCCCCAGCCCCGTGAAGCTGACCATCGTGTACTACTCGACCTACGGCACCAACCACCAGATGGCCGAAGTGGCCGCCGAAGCTGCCCGCGAGGCCGGCGCAGAGGTGCGCCTGGTCAAGGCGCGCGAAACCGCCCCCCAGGAAGTCGTGAACGGCCAGGATCCCTGGCGGGCGCAGCAGGAACGCACCGCGCACGTGCCCGAAGCCACGCCGGCTGACCTGGAGAACGTCGACGCCATTCTGTTCAGCACCCCCACCCGCTTTGGTGGAGCTACCAGCCAGATCCGCGCGTACATCGACACGTTGGGTGGCCTGTGGGGCACCGGCGCCCTGGCCAACAAGACCTTCAGCGCCATGACCAGCGCACAAAATCCTCACGGCGGGCAGGAGACCACGCTCCAGACGCTGTACGTCATGGCCATGCACTGGGGCGCCATCCTGACGCCTCCCGGCTACACCGATCCGGTCATCTTCGCTTCCGGAGGCAACCCGTACGGCGCCAGCATCACCGCCAACGGCGAGCCCCTGAGCGAAGCGGACAAGGCCTCCATCCGCCATCAGGTCCGCCGGCAGATCGAGATCACCCGGAAGCTCAAAGCGCAGTAAAGCCTTCCCTGTACTTCGACCTGACGACTGCCAGTCTGAACGGCGTAGCCACCATCGTCGCTAACTCCGGTGCCAAGTCCACCTGCGTCGGCACATAAGACAATCCCATCATGAAGAGGGGAGGCGCACGACCGGCGTGCGCCTCCCCTCTTCAGCATCCAGAACCTTACCCTGAGGCCCGGGTCCGCTGCACCCATGGCTCCAGCGTCCACTGACGATGACCCCGATACGACCCCTGAACCGTCTGACCGCCTGACTCCCCCTGGTGTGGCACTCAAAACCGACATCGTTGTGATCGGGGGCGGTCAGGCCGGCCTTTCTGCGGCCTACCACCTCAAGCAGGCCGGCCTCGAACCCCGTAAGGAATTCGTCATCTTGGACGCAGCGTCGGCTCCTGGAGGGGCCTGGCAGTTCCGCTGGCCGAGCCTGACCCTGAGCACCGTCAACCGCATCCATGATCTGCCGGGCCAGCCCTTCTCGGACATGGCGTCGGGCGAGACCCACGTGCAGGCCAGGGTCGCGGTGCCGCGATATTTCGCGGCGTATGAACACACCTTCGACCTTCGTGTGCTCCGGCCAGTGAGGGTCACCCTCGTGAGCCGCCGCGGCGACCGCTTCAGGGTAGAAATCGACCGGGGAGACTTCTTCGCCCGCGGCCTGATCAACGCCACCGGCACCTGGGACGCCCCGTACATCCCGGTGTACCCCGGTGCGGAGCGCTTCCAGGGCCAGCACCTGCACACCCGGGACTACCGGACCGCTCAGGCGTTCGCCGGTCAACACGTCGTGATCGTGGGCGCGGGAATTTCAGCCCTTCAACTGCTGGGCGAAATCTCCATGGTCACCACGACCACCTGGGTGACGCGTCAGCCCCCAGTATTCCGTGAGGGGCCGTTCGATGATCAGGCAGGCCGCGCCGCTGTGGCCCTGGTAGAGGACCGGGTCCGGGCCGGCCTGCCTCCACAATCTGTCGTGTCCGTCACTGGACTTCCGGTGACCCCCGCGGTCGGTGAGATGCGGGCACGGGGGGTGCTGCGCCGGCACCCCATGTTCACTGAGATCACTGGGGATGGCGTGCGCTGGGCGGATGGTTCTGAAGTGCGCGCGGATGTGATTTTGTGGTGCACCGGCTTTCGCAGTTCCCTTGATCATCTCGCTCCGCTGATGCTGCGCGGGCCAGACGCAGAGGGTGGAATCGTGATGACCGGACGCCTCGCCACGCAGGTGGCGAGTGATCCTCAGATTCACCTGGTGGGATACGGGCCCTCCGCGTCCACCATCGGTGCCAACAGGGCCGGTCGCGCGGCCGCCAGTGAGCTCCTGGCTTCCCTGGCACTGCGCTGACCGCTTCTGGCCTGTGGCCTCCCTTGTGAGGGGGAAGCGGGAACGCTTCTGGACGACATTGGAGCAGCGAAATATTAACGATGTGTGCGTTCCAGGCGGCGGAGCCACACGGCCAGTTCCGCCTGCTCCTGCGTGTTCAGGGCCGCGAACTGCTCGACCAGCCAGTCCTCATGTGCGGGCACCAGGTCATCGAACAGTGCCTGACCGGAGGGCGTGAGCGACAGCAGCTTCTCCTTGCCGGCGGCGCGCCGCTCAATCAGCCCGCGCCGCTCGAGGTGCAGGAGCAGCTGACTGGAGTTGCCCTGGGTGACCAGCAATTTCTGGCTGAGCTCCTGCTGGGAGAGGCCAGGCTGGCCGCCGACAGTCGCGATGATGTTGAACTGCGCTGGGCTGAGGCCATGCATTCTGAGGATCCCGGACCAGATTTTGCCGACATGTTGGGTGAAGCGCACCATTCTCAGCCAGGCGAGCACGGCAGGGCGGCCTGTGCTGGCGCGTCGATGGGAGGAGGGCGGCTCCTGCGGCATCTCGTCACTTTAGTACTAAAGTGAATCAGATCAAGGCCAGTGCGTATCGGCGCTGCCCTTCACCCACACTGCGAAGGCCACCTTCAGGGAGACCCATCATGGAAATCGGCATCGACTCGTTCGCCGCCATCGTCACCGATCCGGACACCAACATCACCCTGTCCGGCGCGGACCGCCTCAACCACCTCGTCGAAGAAATCGAGCGTGCCGACGCGGTCGGTCTGGACTCATTCGGCGTCGGGGAACACCACCGCCGTGAATACCTCGATGCCGCGCCCGCGATCATCCTCGCCGCCGCTGCCACACGCACCCATCGCATCCGGCTGAACAGCGCCGTCACGGTGCTCAGCGCCGACGATCCTGTCCGGGTCTTTCAGCAGTTCTCCACCCTGGACCTGCTCTCCCGTGGCCGCGCGGAGATCGTCGTGGGGCGTGGATCATTCGTGGAAGCCTACCCGTTGTTCGGGCTCGACCTGCACGATTACGACGCGCTGTTCGCCGAGAAACTCGAGTTGCTGCTCAAACTCCGTGATGACCCCCGGGTGCACTGGGAAGGGCGTTTCCGCGCCCCGCTCACCGGGCAGGGCGTCTACCCGCGTCCGCAGCAGGATTCACTTCCCATCTGGCTTGGCGTGGGCGGCACCCCCGCCTCGTTCGTGCGTGCAGGCACGCTCGGGCTGCCCTTGATGGTGGCGATCATCGGCGGGGACTTCCGGCGCTTCCGGCCACTGGTGGATCTGTACCGCCGGGCTGGCCTGGCGGCCGGGCATCCAGCGGAAGCGCTGCGGGTGGGCGTTCACGCCTTCGGCTTCGTGGCTCCCACGTCGCAGGAGGCGCGTGACGCGTTCTACCCGGGGTACGCGCGGATGATCGAAACCATCGGCCGTGAGCGGGGCTGGCCAGCGCCGTCACGCGCAGGGTTCGATGCAGAGTGTGGGCCGGCTGGGGCATACCTGATCGGGAGCGTTCAGGACGTCGTGGATAAGGCGTTGTACGTGCATGAGGTGCTGGGGGGCGTCTCGCGCCTGACATTTCAGATGACGAACGTGGTAATGACGCATGAGCGGATGTTGCGCGCAATCGAGCTGCTCGGCCAGGAAGTGGCGCCCCTCGTTCGGGAGCGCCTGGCGGAACACGCACGCTGAGCCAGCTTGAACTGGGTGGTAAACAATAACAATTGGTCCACGCTTGGGCCCGTGCGCGGCAGGGCTGGATCCCGGTGCCTCCGGTCTGCCCGAGCGCGTCCGTCACGCCAATACTCCGTCTGGTCTGTCCGCCTTCAGACTTCATCCACAAAGGGAGTTGGTTGTGCGTCAGTGGCGGTGGATAAGCTTCCAGGCCGCCAGCCGGCGGACAGTTGCCGCTTGGGAAGACGTACAGACTCCGTCTCGTTGGCATCGTGCGAGTGAGCGCCCGTCGATCTCGCGGTACTCTCCACTGATGATCCGCCACTTGCGCCCGGCCGTGTCCCAACTTCCCAAAGGAACATAATGGTCTGGTGAGCCACAACAACCCAGAGCATCACTCCAAACGGGATCTCTTCAGTGATTTGATCGGCCGCACCCGTTTTGTTGTCCTGATTGCAGTCATCGCGGTATTGCTGGTTTCCTTCAGCCTGTTCCTGCAAGGCACCATTCTGGCCCTGCACACCATCTATGAGACCTGGCACGACATGTTTACCAAGGGGATTGCCAGTCAGTCGCGCACCCTGGCTGTGGAGTTTTTAGAAGTGGTCGGCACCATGCTGAAGGCCGTGGTGTTCTACCTGATCGGTGTGGGACTCTACTCCCTGTTCATCAAGCCTCTGAACCTCACGTCTGCGCTGGGCGTCGAAAGCCTGAGTGATCTCGAGCAGAAAGTGGTCTCGGTGATTATCGTGATCCTCGGCGTGACGTTTCTGGAGCATTTCATCCGCTGGCAGGACCCCCTGGAGACGCTTTACTTCGCGGGTTCCCTGGCGCTGGCAGGTGGAGCACTCGTATTCTTCCAAAGGGTGCATCAGGGGCAGGGCAGTGACCTCCAGCAACCGGTGGCAAAGCTTCGTGCACGGCGTGAACTGTTTGAACATGACACGGAGCAGCTGGTGATCAAGGAAAAGGACGTTCAGCGAGCTGAGCACGCCACAGAAGCCAAGATAGAAGGCAAGATTGAGCCGGAGGCGGGTTCTGGCTAGAATCTCGGATTACTTCTTAAGTCATTCGAGGGGGCCTATGAATCTGGGTCTGGCCGGACGCCACGATCGGGACAACAATCGTGAACCGCAGTACTTCGCGCGGATTTTTGAGATCTTCCAGAGGCTGCACGGCCGGGACACGTACGAGGGCACAGGCATCGGACTGGCCGTGTGTAAGAAGATCGTCGAGCGTCACGCGCATGCGGGCGAACACGCACGTGCCGATCATCGTGCTCACTGCCCGGGTCACCGTGGAGGAGAAGGTTCGGCTGCTGGCCTGGGTGCGGAGGATTATGTGGTCAAGCCGCTTGTGGTGGTGGAGCTGATCGTGCGTATCGGGGTGCAGTTGAGGGAGGGACCTCACCGGCGGTGAGGGAGGGCGAGCTGGAGGTGCCGCTCTCACCCACGGAGTTCGAGGTGATGTGGGCGCTGGCGCGGGAACCAGGGAGGGTGTTCCCGCGAAGAGCTGGGAAGAGCCGTTGCCGAAGGGAAGTAACCTGATTGACGTTCACATGTCTAACATCCGCGCGAGGTTACGGGATCTGGAGGCGTTCGGGCTGCTGCGGTCGGTACGGGATTCGGGTATGCACTGCGGGACCCTCTCTAAAAGCTCAAGGACGGCCCATTCGTGGTCTGTCAAATCAGAGGCATATCCAGTCCCTGGCATGCCCCACAGTAAGATGAAAAATGCGTCCGGCAGGGCTTAAAGAGGTTAAAACGCGCACTTTAGGCGTCGAGGGCCCGGTCGAGGTTGACAGCTGCAGAGATCAAGGCCAGGTGTGAGAGGGCCTGCGGGAAGTTACCCAGCGCCTGCCCGTCCGGCCCGATTTCCTCCGAGAGCAGGCCCAGCGGGGTGGTGAAGGTCAGGGTCTGCTCGAAGAGGGTTCTGGCTTCCTCTAGCTGTCCGGCCCGCGCCAGACACTCGGCCAGCCAGAATGAGCACGGCAGGAACGCGCCCTCCTCGCCGCCGACGCCGTCACTCGCCGCGTGTTCTGGTCGGTAGCGGTAGACCAGCGGTCCAGACGTGAGCTGCGTCCGGGTGAGCTCCAGCGTCGTGAGCATGCGCGGTTCACGCGGACCCACGAACTTCACCAGTGGCAACAGCAGATTGGCACCATCCGGTTCGGAAGCGCCGTACACCTGGGTAAAGGCCCCGACCTCCTCGTTGTAGCCCTCACGCATGACCTCCTCGTACACCGCGTCGCGTTCAGCGCGCCAGCGGTCTACCGGGGCAGGAAGGCCGCGCTGGGCAGCCATGCGCAGCCCCCGGTCAAAAGCCACCCAGCACATGACCTTCGACAGCACGAATGGCCGCTGGCCACCCCGCACCTCCCAGATGCCGTCGTCATGGTCACGCCAGTGACTGCACAACCAGTCGAGCATGCGCGTCACGGTGATCCAGACGTCGTGCGAGATCGGCTCGCCATGCTTGTTGTACAGGTAGATGGCGTCGATCAATTCGCCGTAGACGTCAAGCTGAAACTGCCCGTAGGCAGCGTTCCCAACCCGTACGGGTCGCGAGCCGCGGTAACCCGCGAGATGCTCGAGTTTCTCTTCGCGAATGTCCGTGCCGCCGTTAATCCGGTACATCACCCGGAGGCTGCCGTCCGGGCTTGACTCGCGCGAGCGCGCCTCAATGAAATCCACGAAAGCTCCGGCCTCTGTGTGAAATCCCAGCCGCATCAGGGCGTAGACCGTAAAGGCCGCGTCTCGCAGCCAGGTGTAACGGTAATCCCAGTTGCGCGTGCCTCCAGTCCACTCAGGAAGTGAGGTGGTGGGTGCCGCGACAATCGCACCGGTCGGCCCGAAGGTCAGCAGTTTGAGGGTCAGGGCCGACCGGCGCACAGTCTCCTGCCAGCGACCCTGGTAGGTGCACTGGGCGAGCCACGTGCGCCAGAAGTGCAGTGTTCCACGCTCCAGTCCAGTCAGGTCGGGCGGTGTGGGGACCCTGGCATCCTGGAAGAGGAAGTGCGCCTCCTCGCCTGCCCTCAGGCTGAAGGTGCCGCCTGCAGCTGCGCCTTGCAGTTCCAGAGGAACGCTCGTGGTCAGGCGGAGCGACAGGGCCGGAGTACGGAACACGGCCGCGCCTTCTTCCAGGAGGACCTCGTGCGGCGCTCGGGCGTAATCGAACGCGGGGTGACAGGTCCAGCGCCAGGCGACGTGACCGCTCAGGACCCGGACGCGCCTGATGAC of Deinococcus malanensis contains these proteins:
- a CDS encoding alcohol dehydrogenase catalytic domain-containing protein → MPTPGWVLIRVRAFGLNQSELHLRLGVAENAAIPIIPGIKAVGVVTDCPGGEFQVGHQVATMMGGIGRQLDGGYAEYTCVPAGQVIPFRSDLNWATLGASAAHPIRVSGSGAPEPGGPIRVIRHSSMRGSAGNAGVPVPSTIIPPLMTKAPMVSPSRVQCASKEPPCGLSSKGRTAALCLAPTYDPTAGAAAGFRAGQNR
- a CDS encoding MarR family winged helix-turn-helix transcriptional regulator produces the protein MTLSARQLFDRLVHVETLLWGRCDEELQHQTGLTLGRLEVLRVIASVDPCRVNEISTRLLITVGAASKLVDRLEASGLCQRQPNPQDRRSSLLTVTDTGHATLTQAEAILEPLLNQAFASVSLPALHDALNHIERALDPADTPT
- a CDS encoding MarR family winged helix-turn-helix transcriptional regulator, coding for MPAPLDVDEALRQPSIRLWRRLMRLTQGKIREVEGALSPLGLTPTEFDLLAVVRAHPGATQQELAQHMLFTEGNMTYHAQRLLSRGLIRREVAGRTKRLSLTPEGSALMDQALPVVVDIHEAQFAELTTDQLQQLEGLLRLLR
- the wrbA gene encoding NAD(P)H:quinone oxidoreductase, with the translated sequence MTTPSPVKLTIVYYSTYGTNHQMAEVAAEAAREAGAEVRLVKARETAPQEVVNGQDPWRAQQERTAHVPEATPADLENVDAILFSTPTRFGGATSQIRAYIDTLGGLWGTGALANKTFSAMTSAQNPHGGQETTLQTLYVMAMHWGAILTPPGYTDPVIFASGGNPYGASITANGEPLSEADKASIRHQVRRQIEITRKLKAQ
- a CDS encoding NAD(P)-binding domain-containing protein, whose amino-acid sequence is MAPASTDDDPDTTPEPSDRLTPPGVALKTDIVVIGGGQAGLSAAYHLKQAGLEPRKEFVILDAASAPGGAWQFRWPSLTLSTVNRIHDLPGQPFSDMASGETHVQARVAVPRYFAAYEHTFDLRVLRPVRVTLVSRRGDRFRVEIDRGDFFARGLINATGTWDAPYIPVYPGAERFQGQHLHTRDYRTAQAFAGQHVVIVGAGISALQLLGEISMVTTTTWVTRQPPVFREGPFDDQAGRAAVALVEDRVRAGLPPQSVVSVTGLPVTPAVGEMRARGVLRRHPMFTEITGDGVRWADGSEVRADVILWCTGFRSSLDHLAPLMLRGPDAEGGIVMTGRLATQVASDPQIHLVGYGPSASTIGANRAGRAAASELLASLALR
- a CDS encoding MarR family winged helix-turn-helix transcriptional regulator; translated protein: MHGLSPAQFNIIATVGGQPGLSQQELSQKLLVTQGNSSQLLLHLERRGLIERRAAGKEKLLSLTPSGQALFDDLVPAHEDWLVEQFAALNTQEQAELAVWLRRLERTHR
- a CDS encoding Atu2307/SP_0267 family LLM class monooxygenase, yielding MEIGIDSFAAIVTDPDTNITLSGADRLNHLVEEIERADAVGLDSFGVGEHHRREYLDAAPAIILAAAATRTHRIRLNSAVTVLSADDPVRVFQQFSTLDLLSRGRAEIVVGRGSFVEAYPLFGLDLHDYDALFAEKLELLLKLRDDPRVHWEGRFRAPLTGQGVYPRPQQDSLPIWLGVGGTPASFVRAGTLGLPLMVAIIGGDFRRFRPLVDLYRRAGLAAGHPAEALRVGVHAFGFVAPTSQEARDAFYPGYARMIETIGRERGWPAPSRAGFDAECGPAGAYLIGSVQDVVDKALYVHEVLGGVSRLTFQMTNVVMTHERMLRAIELLGQEVAPLVRERLAEHAR
- a CDS encoding YqhA family protein; its protein translation is MSHNNPEHHSKRDLFSDLIGRTRFVVLIAVIAVLLVSFSLFLQGTILALHTIYETWHDMFTKGIASQSRTLAVEFLEVVGTMLKAVVFYLIGVGLYSLFIKPLNLTSALGVESLSDLEQKVVSVIIVILGVTFLEHFIRWQDPLETLYFAGSLALAGGALVFFQRVHQGQGSDLQQPVAKLRARRELFEHDTEQLVIKEKDVQRAEHATEAKIEGKIEPEAGSG
- a CDS encoding glycoside hydrolase family 15 protein, with the protein product MTHLPLEHYGVIGDMHTAALVGANGSLDWLCYPHFDSPSVFAAMLDSEVGGRFQIAPVAEMTSRQLYLPDSNVLVTRFQGGGGLAEVTDFMPVPPGPVTSGPGVHAPSVIRRVRVLSGHVAWRWTCHPAFDYARAPHEVLLEEGAAVFRTPALSLRLTTSVPLELQGAAAGGTFSLRAGEEAHFLFQDARVPTPPDLTGLERGTLHFWRTWLAQCTYQGRWQETVRRSALTLKLLTFGPTGAIVAAPTTSLPEWTGGTRNWDYRYTWLRDAAFTVYALMRLGFHTEAGAFVDFIEARSRESSPDGSLRVMYRINGGTDIREEKLEHLAGYRGSRPVRVGNAAYGQFQLDVYGELIDAIYLYNKHGEPISHDVWITVTRMLDWLCSHWRDHDDGIWEVRGGQRPFVLSKVMCWVAFDRGLRMAAQRGLPAPVDRWRAERDAVYEEVMREGYNEEVGAFTQVYGASEPDGANLLLPLVKFVGPREPRMLTTLELTRTQLTSGPLVYRYRPEHAASDGVGGEEGAFLPCSFWLAECLARAGQLEEARTLFEQTLTFTTPLGLLSEEIGPDGQALGNFPQALSHLALISAAVNLDRALDA